In the Streptomyces formicae genome, one interval contains:
- the coaBC gene encoding bifunctional phosphopantothenoylcysteine decarboxylase/phosphopantothenate--cysteine ligase CoaBC, translating into MDPYASERGSERGETDAVAEKPKVVLGVSGGIAAYKACELLRRLTESGHDVRVVPTESALHFVGAATWSALSGNPVSTEVWSDVHEVPHVRIGQHADLVVVAPATADMLAKAAHGLADDLLTNTLLTARCPVVFAPAMHTEMWEHPATQENVATLRRRGALVVEPAVGRLTGVDTGKGRFPDPVELFEVVRRVLARGDLAQDLAGRHVVVSAGGTREPLDPVRFLGNRSSGKQGYALARSAAARGARVTLVAANAALPDPAGVDVVPVGTAVQLREAVLKASADADAVVMAAAVADFRPETYAAGKIKKKDGQEPAPIALVRNPDILAEISGDRPRPGQVVVGFAAETDDVLANGRAKLERKGCDLLVVNEVGERKTFGSEENEAVVLGADGSETPVPYGPKEALADTVWDLVAARLT; encoded by the coding sequence ATGGACCCATACGCATCCGAGCGTGGATCCGAGCGCGGGGAGACAGACGCAGTGGCCGAGAAGCCGAAGGTAGTCCTGGGGGTCAGCGGCGGCATCGCCGCCTACAAGGCGTGCGAGCTGCTGCGGCGGCTCACCGAGTCCGGTCATGACGTGCGCGTTGTGCCCACCGAGTCGGCGCTGCACTTCGTCGGCGCGGCCACCTGGTCCGCGCTCTCCGGCAACCCGGTCTCCACCGAGGTCTGGTCCGACGTCCACGAGGTGCCGCACGTCCGCATCGGCCAGCACGCCGACCTCGTCGTCGTCGCCCCCGCCACCGCCGACATGCTCGCCAAGGCGGCCCACGGCCTCGCCGACGACCTGCTCACCAACACGCTCCTGACGGCCCGCTGTCCGGTGGTCTTCGCCCCAGCCATGCACACCGAGATGTGGGAGCACCCGGCCACCCAGGAGAACGTCGCCACGCTGCGCCGCCGCGGCGCCCTGGTCGTCGAGCCCGCCGTCGGCCGCCTCACCGGCGTCGACACCGGCAAGGGCCGCTTCCCCGACCCGGTCGAGCTCTTCGAGGTCGTACGTCGGGTCCTGGCCCGCGGCGACCTGGCCCAGGACCTCGCGGGGCGCCACGTCGTCGTCAGCGCGGGCGGCACCCGTGAGCCCCTCGACCCGGTCCGCTTCCTGGGCAACCGCTCCTCCGGCAAGCAGGGCTACGCGCTTGCCCGCAGCGCTGCGGCGCGCGGCGCCCGCGTCACGCTCGTCGCGGCGAACGCGGCGCTGCCCGACCCGGCGGGCGTGGACGTGGTGCCCGTCGGCACCGCCGTGCAGTTGCGCGAGGCCGTCCTGAAAGCGTCGGCCGACGCCGACGCCGTCGTGATGGCGGCCGCCGTCGCCGATTTCCGGCCCGAGACGTACGCGGCCGGAAAGATCAAGAAGAAGGACGGCCAGGAGCCCGCGCCGATCGCTCTGGTCCGCAATCCGGACATCCTCGCGGAGATCTCGGGGGACAGGCCGCGCCCCGGCCAGGTGGTGGTCGGCTTCGCGGCCGAGACCGACGACGTCCTCGCCAACGGCCGGGCCAAGCTGGAACGCAAGGGGTGCGACCTGCTCGTCGTCAATGAGGTCGGCGAGCGCAAGACCTTCGGTTCCGAGGAGAACGAGGCCGTGGTGCTGGGGGCCGACGGCAGCGAGACCCCGGTTCCGTACGGTCCGAAGGAAGCGCTGGCGGACACGGTGTGGGATTTGGTGGCCGCGCGTCTCACATAA
- the metK gene encoding methionine adenosyltransferase, which produces MSRRLFTSESVTEGHPDKIADQISDTILDALLREDPKSRVAVETLITTGLVHVAGEVTTKAYAPIAQLVREKILEIGYDSSKKGFDGASCGVSVSIGSQSPDIAQGVDTAYEKRVEGDEDELDKQGAGDQGLMFGYACDETPELMPLPIHLAHRLSRRLSEVRKNGTIPYLRPDGKTQVTIEYDGDKAVRLDTVVVSSQHASDIDLDSLLAPDIREFVVEPELKALLEDGIKLETEGYRLLVNPTGRFEIGGPMGDAGLTGRKIIIDTYGGMARHGGGAFSGKDPSKVDRSAAYAMRWVAKNVVAAGLAARCEVQVAYAIGKAEPVGLFVETFGTATIDTDKIETAIGEVFDLRPAAIIRDLDLLRPIYSQTAAYGHFGRAIPDFTWERTDRVEALRKAAGL; this is translated from the coding sequence GTGTCCCGGCGCCTCTTCACCTCGGAGTCTGTGACCGAGGGTCACCCCGACAAGATCGCTGACCAGATCAGCGACACCATTCTCGACGCGCTTCTGCGAGAGGACCCGAAGTCCCGGGTCGCCGTGGAAACGCTGATCACCACCGGCCTCGTCCACGTGGCCGGCGAGGTCACGACGAAGGCGTACGCGCCGATCGCGCAGCTCGTGCGCGAGAAGATCCTCGAGATCGGTTACGACTCCTCGAAGAAGGGCTTCGACGGCGCCTCCTGTGGCGTCTCGGTGTCCATCGGCTCGCAGTCCCCCGACATCGCGCAGGGCGTCGACACGGCGTACGAGAAGCGCGTCGAGGGCGACGAGGACGAGCTCGACAAGCAGGGCGCGGGCGACCAGGGCCTGATGTTCGGCTACGCCTGCGACGAGACCCCGGAGCTCATGCCGCTCCCGATCCACCTCGCGCACCGCCTCTCGCGCCGCCTGTCCGAGGTGCGCAAGAACGGGACCATCCCCTACCTGCGCCCCGACGGCAAGACCCAGGTCACCATCGAGTACGACGGCGACAAGGCCGTCCGCCTCGACACGGTCGTGGTCTCCTCGCAGCACGCCTCGGACATCGACCTGGACTCGCTCCTGGCCCCCGACATCCGGGAGTTCGTGGTCGAGCCCGAGCTGAAGGCCCTCCTCGAGGACGGCATCAAGCTGGAGACCGAGGGCTACCGCCTCCTGGTCAACCCCACCGGCCGCTTCGAGATCGGCGGCCCGATGGGCGACGCGGGCCTCACCGGCCGCAAGATCATCATCGACACCTACGGCGGCATGGCCCGCCACGGCGGCGGCGCCTTCTCGGGCAAGGACCCCTCCAAGGTGGACCGCTCGGCGGCGTACGCGATGCGCTGGGTCGCCAAGAACGTCGTCGCGGCGGGCCTCGCGGCCCGCTGCGAGGTCCAGGTCGCCTACGCCATCGGCAAGGCCGAGCCGGTCGGCCTCTTCGTCGAGACGTTCGGCACGGCCACGATCGACACGGACAAGATCGAGACGGCGATCGGCGAGGTCTTCGACCTGCGCCCCGCCGCGATCATCCGCGACCTCGACCTGCTGCGCCCGATCTACTCGCAGACCGCGGCGTACGGCCACTTCGGCCGCGCGATCCCCGACTTCACGTGGGAGCGCACGGACCGGGTCGAGGCGCTGCGCAAGGCGGCTGGGCTGTAG
- a CDS encoding integration host factor, translated as MALPPLTPEQRAAALEKAAAARRERAEVKNRLKHSGASLHEVIKQGQENDVIGKMKVSALLESLPGVGKVRAKQIMERLGISESRRVRGLGSNQIASLEREFGGGAA; from the coding sequence GTGGCTCTTCCGCCCCTTACCCCTGAACAGCGCGCAGCCGCGCTCGAAAAGGCCGCCGCGGCTCGCCGGGAGCGGGCCGAGGTCAAGAATCGACTCAAGCACTCCGGTGCCTCGCTTCACGAGGTCATCAAGCAGGGCCAGGAGAACGACGTCATCGGCAAGATGAAGGTCTCCGCCCTCCTGGAGTCCCTGCCGGGCGTGGGCAAGGTCCGCGCCAAGCAGATCATGGAGCGTCTTGGCATCTCCGAGAGCCGCCGTGTGCGCGGTCTCGGCTCCAACCAGATCGCGTCACTTGAGCGTGAGTTCGGCGGTGGCGCCGCCTGA
- the carA gene encoding glutamine-hydrolyzing carbamoyl-phosphate synthase small subunit has translation MTTSTRGASKAPAVLVLEDGRIFRGRAYGAVGETFGEAVFSTGMTGYQETLTDPSYDRQIVVATAPQIGNTGWNDEDDESSRIWVSGYVVRDPARVPSNWRAERSLDDELVNQNVVGISGIDTRALTRHLRERGSMRSGIFSGETLAPDAELVAKVQAQPAMKGLSLYEEVATKEAYVVPAIGTKKFTVAAIDLGIKGMTPHRMAERGIEVHVLPATATEEDVYAVSPDGVFFSNGPGDPATAEGPVALMTAVLGRKTPLFGICFGNQILGRALGFGTYKLKYGHRGINQPVQDRTTGKVEVTAHNHGFAVDAPLDKVSDTPFGRAEVSHVCLNDQVVEGLQLLDQPAFSVQYHPEAAAGPHDAAYLFDRFVSLMEDQRA, from the coding sequence ATGACGACCTCCACCAGGGGAGCCAGCAAGGCTCCCGCCGTACTCGTCCTGGAGGACGGCCGCATCTTCCGCGGCCGTGCCTACGGGGCCGTGGGGGAGACCTTCGGCGAAGCGGTGTTCTCCACCGGCATGACCGGCTACCAGGAGACCCTGACCGACCCGTCGTACGACCGCCAGATCGTGGTCGCGACCGCTCCCCAGATCGGCAACACCGGCTGGAACGACGAGGACGACGAGTCGAGCCGGATCTGGGTGTCGGGCTACGTGGTCCGTGACCCCGCCCGGGTCCCCTCCAACTGGCGCGCCGAGCGCTCGCTCGACGACGAGCTGGTCAACCAGAACGTCGTGGGCATCTCCGGGATCGACACCCGGGCGCTGACCAGGCACCTGCGCGAGCGCGGCTCCATGCGCTCCGGGATTTTCTCCGGCGAGACGCTCGCGCCCGACGCGGAGCTCGTCGCGAAGGTCCAGGCGCAGCCCGCCATGAAGGGCCTGAGCCTGTACGAGGAGGTCGCCACCAAGGAGGCGTACGTCGTCCCGGCGATCGGCACGAAGAAGTTCACCGTCGCCGCGATCGACCTCGGCATCAAGGGCATGACCCCGCACCGCATGGCCGAGCGCGGCATCGAGGTGCACGTGCTCCCGGCCACGGCGACCGAGGAGGACGTCTACGCGGTCTCTCCCGACGGCGTGTTCTTCTCCAACGGCCCGGGCGACCCGGCCACCGCCGAGGGCCCCGTCGCGCTGATGACGGCCGTCCTGGGGCGCAAGACGCCGCTGTTCGGCATCTGCTTCGGCAACCAGATCCTCGGCCGCGCCCTGGGCTTTGGCACGTACAAGCTGAAGTACGGCCACCGCGGCATCAACCAGCCGGTGCAGGACCGCACCACGGGCAAGGTCGAGGTCACCGCGCACAACCACGGCTTCGCCGTGGACGCGCCGCTCGACAAGGTCTCCGACACCCCCTTCGGGCGCGCCGAGGTCTCCCACGTGTGCCTGAACGACCAGGTGGTGGAGGGGCTCCAGCTCCTCGACCAGCCCGCGTTCAGCGTCCAGTACCACCCCGAGGCGGCCGCGGGCCCGCACGACGCCGCGTACCTCTTCGACCGTTTCGTCTCCCTGATGGAGGACCAGCGTGCCTAA
- the carB gene encoding carbamoyl-phosphate synthase large subunit → MPKRSDIQSVLVIGSGPIVIGQAAEFDYSGTQACRVLKAEGLRVILVNSNPATIMTDPEIADATYVEPITPEFVEKIIAKERPDALLPTLGGQTALNTAISMHEQGVLEKYGVELIGANVEAINKGEDRDLFKGVVEEVNKKIGHGESARSYICHSMDDVLKGVDELGGYPVVVRPSFTMGGAGSGFAHDEEELRRIAGQGLTLSPTTEVLLEESILGWKEYELELMRDKNDNVVVVCSIENFDPMGVHTGDSITVAPAMTLTDREYQTLRDVGIAIIREVGVDTGGCNIQFAIDPTDGRVIVIEMNPRVSRSSALASKATGFPIAKIAAKLAVGYTLDEIPNDITEKTPASFEPTLDYVVVKAPRFAFEKFPSADSTLTTTMKSVGEAMAIGRNFTEALQKALRSLEKKGSQFTFVGEPGDKAELLREAVRPTDGRINSVMQAIRAGATPQEVFESTKIDPWFVDQLFLIKELADELAGAERLDADLLAEAKRHGFSDHQIAEIRGLREDVVREVRHALGVRPVYKTVDTCAAEFAAKTPYFYSSYDEENEVAQREKPAVIILGSGPNRIGQGIEFDYSCVHASFALSDAGYETVMVNCNPETVSTDYDTSDRLYFEPLTLEDVLEIVNAEAQAGPIAGVIVQLGGQTPLGLSQALKDNGVPVVGTSPEAIHAAEDRGAFGRVLAEAGLPAPKHGTATTFAEAKAIADEIGYPVLVRPSYVLGGRGMEIVYDETRLSAYIEESTEISPSRPVLVDRFLDDAIEIDVDALYDGEELYLGGVMEHIEEAGIHSGDSACALPPITLGGFDIKRLRASTEGIAKGVGVRGLINIQFAMAGDILYVLEANPRASRTVPFTSKATAVPLAKAAARISLGTTIAELRAEGMLPATGDGGTLPMDAPISVKEAVMPWSRFRDIHGRGVDTVLGPEMRSTGEVMGIDSVFGTAYAKSQAGAYGPLPTKGRAFVSVANRDKRSMIFPARELVAHGFELLATSGTAEVLKRNGINATVVRKQSEGEGPNGERTIVQLIHDGAVDLIVNTPYGTGGRLDGYEIRTAAVARSVPCLTTVQALAAAVQGIEALNHGDVGVRSLQEHAEHLTAARD, encoded by the coding sequence GTGCCTAAGCGCTCCGATATCCAGTCCGTCCTGGTCATCGGATCAGGACCGATCGTCATCGGCCAGGCCGCCGAGTTCGACTACTCCGGTACGCAGGCGTGCCGCGTGCTCAAGGCCGAGGGCCTGCGCGTCATCCTGGTCAACTCCAACCCGGCGACGATCATGACCGACCCGGAGATCGCCGACGCCACGTACGTCGAGCCGATCACCCCGGAGTTCGTCGAGAAGATCATCGCCAAGGAGCGCCCCGACGCGCTCCTGCCGACCCTCGGCGGCCAGACCGCGCTCAACACCGCGATCTCCATGCACGAGCAGGGCGTCCTGGAGAAGTACGGCGTCGAGCTCATCGGCGCCAACGTCGAGGCGATCAACAAGGGCGAGGACCGCGACCTCTTCAAGGGCGTCGTCGAAGAGGTCAACAAGAAGATCGGGCACGGCGAGTCCGCCCGCTCCTACATCTGCCACTCCATGGACGACGTCCTCAAGGGCGTCGACGAGCTCGGCGGCTACCCCGTCGTCGTCCGCCCCTCCTTCACGATGGGCGGCGCCGGCTCCGGCTTCGCGCACGACGAGGAGGAGCTGCGCCGCATCGCCGGACAGGGCCTCACGCTCTCGCCGACCACCGAGGTGCTCCTGGAGGAGTCCATCCTCGGCTGGAAGGAGTACGAGCTGGAGCTGATGCGCGACAAGAACGACAACGTCGTGGTCGTCTGCTCCATCGAGAACTTCGACCCGATGGGCGTGCACACCGGCGACTCGATCACCGTCGCGCCCGCGATGACGCTGACCGACCGCGAGTACCAGACCCTGCGCGACGTCGGCATCGCGATCATCCGCGAGGTCGGCGTCGACACCGGCGGCTGCAACATCCAGTTCGCCATCGACCCGACGGACGGCCGGGTCATCGTCATCGAGATGAACCCGCGCGTCTCGCGGTCATCCGCGCTCGCGTCGAAGGCCACCGGCTTCCCGATCGCGAAGATCGCCGCGAAGCTGGCCGTCGGCTACACGCTGGACGAGATCCCGAACGACATCACGGAGAAGACCCCGGCGTCCTTCGAGCCGACGCTCGACTACGTCGTCGTCAAGGCCCCGCGATTCGCCTTCGAGAAGTTCCCCTCGGCGGACTCGACCCTGACGACCACCATGAAGTCGGTCGGCGAGGCCATGGCGATCGGCCGCAACTTCACCGAGGCGCTCCAGAAGGCGCTGCGCTCGCTGGAGAAGAAGGGCTCGCAGTTCACCTTCGTGGGCGAGCCCGGCGACAAGGCCGAGCTGCTGCGCGAGGCGGTGCGCCCCACCGACGGCCGCATCAACTCCGTCATGCAGGCCATCCGCGCGGGCGCGACCCCGCAGGAGGTCTTCGAGTCCACGAAGATCGACCCCTGGTTCGTCGACCAGCTCTTCCTGATCAAGGAGCTCGCGGACGAGCTCGCGGGCGCCGAGCGCCTGGACGCCGATCTGCTCGCCGAGGCCAAGCGGCACGGCTTCTCCGACCACCAGATCGCCGAGATCCGCGGTCTGCGCGAGGACGTCGTCCGCGAGGTGCGCCACGCCCTCGGCGTGCGCCCGGTCTACAAGACGGTCGACACCTGCGCCGCCGAGTTCGCCGCCAAGACGCCGTACTTCTACTCCTCGTACGACGAGGAGAACGAGGTCGCCCAGCGCGAGAAGCCCGCGGTGATCATCCTGGGCTCGGGCCCGAACCGCATCGGCCAGGGCATCGAGTTCGACTACTCCTGCGTCCACGCCTCCTTCGCGCTGAGCGACGCGGGCTACGAGACCGTGATGGTCAACTGCAACCCCGAGACCGTCTCCACGGACTACGACACCTCGGACCGCCTGTACTTCGAGCCGCTCACGCTCGAGGACGTCCTGGAGATCGTCAACGCCGAGGCGCAGGCAGGTCCCATCGCGGGCGTCATCGTCCAGCTCGGCGGCCAGACCCCGCTGGGCCTCTCGCAGGCCCTCAAGGACAACGGCGTGCCGGTCGTGGGCACCTCGCCCGAGGCCATCCACGCCGCCGAGGACCGCGGCGCCTTCGGCCGCGTGCTCGCCGAGGCGGGTCTCCCGGCGCCCAAGCACGGCACCGCCACCACCTTCGCCGAGGCCAAGGCCATCGCCGACGAGATCGGCTACCCCGTCCTCGTACGCCCGTCGTACGTGCTCGGCGGCCGCGGCATGGAGATCGTCTACGACGAGACCCGCCTGTCCGCGTACATCGAGGAGTCGACCGAGATCAGCCCCTCGCGTCCGGTGCTCGTCGACCGCTTCCTGGACGACGCGATCGAGATCGACGTGGACGCCCTGTACGACGGCGAGGAGCTCTACCTCGGCGGCGTCATGGAGCACATCGAGGAAGCCGGCATCCACTCCGGCGACTCGGCGTGCGCGCTGCCCCCGATCACCCTGGGCGGCTTCGACATCAAGCGCCTGCGGGCCTCCACGGAGGGCATCGCCAAGGGCGTCGGCGTGCGCGGACTCATCAACATCCAGTTCGCGATGGCCGGGGACATCCTCTACGTCCTGGAGGCCAACCCGCGCGCCTCGCGCACCGTCCCCTTCACCTCGAAGGCGACCGCGGTGCCGCTCGCGAAGGCCGCCGCGCGCATCTCGCTCGGCACCACCATCGCCGAGCTGCGCGCCGAGGGCATGCTGCCCGCCACCGGTGACGGCGGCACGCTGCCGATGGACGCGCCGATCTCGGTCAAGGAAGCCGTCATGCCGTGGTCGCGCTTCCGCGACATCCACGGGCGCGGCGTCGACACCGTGCTCGGCCCGGAGATGCGCTCCACCGGCGAAGTCATGGGCATCGACTCGGTGTTCGGCACCGCGTACGCCAAGTCGCAGGCGGGCGCCTACGGTCCGCTGCCGACCAAGGGCCGCGCCTTCGTCTCCGTCGCCAACCGCGACAAGCGCTCGATGATCTTCCCGGCCCGCGAACTGGTCGCGCACGGCTTCGAGTTGCTCGCCACGTCCGGCACGGCCGAGGTGCTCAAGCGCAACGGCATCAACGCCACCGTCGTACGCAAGCAGTCCGAGGGCGAGGGCCCGAACGGCGAGCGGACGATCGTCCAGCTGATCCACGACGGCGCGGTCGACCTCATCGTCAACACGCCGTACGGCACCGGCGGCCGCCTCGACGGCTACGAGATCCGCACCGCGGCGGTGGCCCGCTCCGTGCCGTGCCTGACCACGGTCCAGGCGCTCGCCGCGGCCGTCCAGGGCATCGAGGCGCTCAACCACGGGGACGTGGGCGTCCGTTCACTCCAGGAACACGCGGAGCACCTGACTGCGGCCCGCGACTAG
- a CDS encoding quinone-dependent dihydroorotate dehydrogenase — MYKLFFHLVFKRMDPEKAHYLAFRWIRLAAGIPVLRTFVAAVLAPRHKELRTEALGLRMHGPFGLAAGFDKNAVAIDGMSMLGFDHIEIGTVTGEPQPGNPKKRLFRLIPDRALINRMGFNNEGSAAVAERLAARTPVFHTVVGVNIGKTKVVPEEEAAADYVKSTERLARHADYLVVNVSSPNTPGLRNLQATESLRPLLTAVREAADRSVTDRRVPLLVKIAPDLADEDVDAVADLAVELGLDGIIATNTTIARESLGLQSEPALYGETGGLSGAPLKERSLEVLRRLYARVGDRITLVGVGGIENAEDAWQRILAGATLIQGYSAFIYEGPFWGRALHKGLAARLRTSPYATLADAVGADVRKPA, encoded by the coding sequence ATGTACAAGCTCTTCTTCCACCTCGTCTTCAAGCGCATGGACCCGGAGAAGGCCCACTACCTGGCCTTCCGCTGGATCCGCCTCGCGGCCGGGATCCCCGTCCTTCGCACGTTCGTCGCGGCCGTCCTCGCGCCCCGCCACAAGGAGCTGCGCACCGAGGCCCTCGGCCTGCGGATGCACGGCCCCTTCGGGCTCGCCGCGGGCTTCGACAAGAACGCGGTCGCGATCGACGGCATGTCGATGCTCGGCTTCGACCACATCGAGATCGGCACGGTCACCGGCGAACCGCAGCCCGGCAACCCCAAGAAGCGGCTCTTCCGCCTGATCCCCGACCGCGCGCTGATCAACCGCATGGGCTTCAACAACGAGGGTTCGGCGGCCGTCGCCGAGCGCCTCGCGGCCCGTACGCCGGTCTTCCACACCGTCGTCGGCGTGAACATCGGCAAGACCAAGGTGGTGCCCGAGGAGGAGGCCGCGGCCGACTACGTGAAGTCGACCGAGCGGCTCGCCCGGCACGCCGACTACCTGGTCGTCAACGTCTCCTCGCCGAACACCCCCGGCCTGCGCAACCTCCAGGCCACCGAATCCCTGCGGCCACTGCTCACCGCCGTGCGCGAGGCCGCCGACCGCAGCGTCACGGACCGCCGGGTCCCGCTGCTCGTCAAGATCGCCCCGGACCTCGCGGACGAGGACGTCGACGCCGTCGCCGACCTCGCCGTGGAGCTCGGTCTCGACGGCATCATCGCCACGAACACGACCATCGCGCGCGAGAGCCTCGGTCTGCAATCCGAACCCGCCCTCTACGGAGAGACCGGCGGACTGTCGGGAGCACCGCTCAAGGAGCGCTCCCTGGAGGTCCTGCGCCGCCTCTACGCGCGCGTGGGCGACCGCATCACGCTCGTGGGCGTCGGCGGCATCGAGAACGCCGAGGACGCCTGGCAGCGCATCCTCGCGGGCGCCACGCTGATCCAGGGCTACAGCGCCTTCATCTACGAAGGGCCCTTCTGGGGCCGCGCCCTCCACAAGGGCCTCGCCGCGCGCCTGCGGACGAGCCCGTACGCCACCCTCGCCGACGCCGTCGGCGCCGACGTGAGGAAGCCCGCATGA
- the rpoZ gene encoding DNA-directed RNA polymerase subunit omega, protein MSSSITAPEGIINPPIDELLEATDSKYSLVIYAAKRARQINAYYSQLGEGLLEYVGPLVDTHVHEKPLSIALREINAGLLTSEAIEGPAQ, encoded by the coding sequence GTGTCCTCTTCCATCACCGCGCCCGAGGGCATCATCAACCCGCCGATTGATGAGCTGCTCGAAGCCACCGACTCGAAGTACAGCCTCGTGATCTACGCCGCCAAGCGCGCGCGCCAGATCAACGCGTACTACTCGCAGCTCGGTGAGGGCCTCCTGGAGTACGTCGGTCCGCTGGTGGACACGCACGTCCACGAGAAGCCCCTGTCGATCGCGCTCCGCGAGATCAACGCCGGTCTGCTGACCTCCGAGGCCATCGAGGGCCCGGCTCAGTAA
- the gmk gene encoding guanylate kinase, giving the protein MAATSRGTTPVPPDARPRLTVLSGPSGVGKSTVVAHMRKEHPEVWLSVSATTRKPRPGEKHGVQYFFVSDEEMDKLIANGELLEWAEFAGNRYGTPRRAVLERLEAGEPVLLEIDLQGARLVRESMPEAQLVFLAPPSWDELVRRLTGRGTEAPEVIERRLAAAKIELAAEAEFDTTLVNTSVEDVARELLALMKVL; this is encoded by the coding sequence ATGGCTGCAACATCCCGGGGGACGACCCCCGTACCCCCGGACGCACGTCCGCGGCTGACCGTGCTCTCCGGCCCCTCCGGGGTCGGCAAGAGCACGGTCGTCGCTCATATGCGCAAAGAACACCCCGAGGTCTGGCTCTCGGTCTCGGCCACCACGCGCAAGCCGCGCCCCGGCGAGAAGCACGGAGTCCAGTACTTCTTCGTCTCCGACGAGGAGATGGACAAGCTGATCGCCAACGGCGAGCTCCTGGAGTGGGCCGAGTTCGCGGGCAACCGCTACGGCACCCCGCGCCGCGCGGTCCTCGAACGTCTGGAGGCGGGCGAGCCCGTCCTCCTGGAGATCGATCTGCAGGGCGCGCGCCTGGTGCGCGAGTCGATGCCCGAGGCGCAGCTCGTCTTCCTCGCCCCGCCGAGCTGGGACGAGCTGGTCCGCCGGCTCACCGGGCGCGGCACGGAGGCGCCCGAGGTCATCGAGCGCAGGCTCGCCGCCGCCAAGATCGAGCTGGCCGCGGAGGCCGAGTTCGACACGACCCTGGTCAACACCTCCGTCGAGGACGTGGCCCGTGAGCTGCTAGCCTTGATGAAGGTTCTTTGA
- the pyrF gene encoding orotidine-5'-phosphate decarboxylase — MSALEPFGTRLRHAMDERGPLCVGIDPHASLLSAWGLNDDIAGLERFTRTVVDSLAGTVAVFKPQIAFFERFGSRGIAVLEKAVEELRAAGALVVMDAKRGDIGSTMAAYAETFLHKDSPLFSDALTVSPYLGYGSLKPAVDLARENGAGLFVLALTSNPEGAEVQHAVREDGRTVGATVLGHLAAENAGETPLGSFGAVVGATLGDLSSYDLAINGPLLAPGIGAQGATPADLPGVFGAAVGNVVPNVSRGVLRYGPDAAGLREAAERFAAEVREAVAAA; from the coding sequence ATGAGCGCCCTTGAACCCTTCGGCACGCGCCTGCGCCACGCCATGGACGAGCGAGGACCGCTCTGCGTCGGCATCGACCCCCACGCCTCGCTGCTCTCCGCCTGGGGTCTGAACGACGACATCGCGGGTCTTGAGCGGTTCACGCGGACCGTCGTCGACTCGCTCGCCGGGACCGTCGCCGTGTTCAAGCCGCAGATCGCGTTCTTCGAGCGCTTCGGCTCGCGCGGCATCGCCGTCCTGGAGAAGGCCGTCGAGGAACTGCGGGCGGCGGGCGCCCTGGTCGTCATGGACGCCAAACGCGGCGACATCGGCTCGACCATGGCCGCGTACGCCGAGACCTTCCTGCACAAGGACTCGCCGCTGTTCAGCGACGCGCTCACGGTCTCGCCCTACCTCGGGTACGGGTCCCTGAAGCCGGCCGTCGACCTCGCGCGCGAGAACGGCGCCGGGCTCTTCGTGCTCGCCCTCACCTCCAACCCCGAGGGCGCCGAGGTGCAGCACGCGGTGCGCGAGGACGGCCGCACGGTCGGCGCCACGGTCCTCGGCCACCTCGCCGCCGAGAACGCGGGCGAGACGCCCCTGGGCTCCTTCGGCGCCGTCGTCGGGGCCACCCTCGGCGACCTGTCCTCGTACGACCTGGCGATCAACGGCCCGCTCCTCGCCCCCGGCATCGGCGCCCAGGGCGCCACGCCCGCCGATCTGCCGGGCGTCTTCGGCGCCGCGGTGGGCAACGTCGTGCCGAACGTCAGCCGCGGCGTGCTGCGGTACGGCCCCGACGCGGCCGGGCTGCGCGAGGCCGCCGAGCGCTTCGCGGCCGAGGTCCGGGAGGCGGTGGCCGCGGCGTGA